Proteins encoded in a region of the Streptomyces sp. NBC_01298 genome:
- a CDS encoding response regulator transcription factor, with protein MTIRVLIVDDQMMVREGFSVLLNAMDGIEVAGEAVNGREAIAQVAALRPDVVLMDIRMPEMNGLEATREIVAADTDAKVLVLTTFDLDEYVYQALRAGASGFLLKDASARQLADGVRVVAAGEALLAPSVTKRLITEFSKLSETRTQVGSAGVTELTERETEVLVLIAQGLSNAEIADRLIIAESTIKTHVSRILVKLGLRDRTQAAVFAYETRLVTPS; from the coding sequence ATGACGATCCGTGTGCTCATCGTCGACGACCAGATGATGGTCCGTGAGGGTTTCTCCGTCCTGCTGAACGCGATGGACGGTATCGAGGTCGCCGGGGAGGCGGTGAACGGGCGGGAGGCCATCGCCCAGGTGGCGGCGCTGAGGCCGGATGTGGTGCTGATGGACATCCGGATGCCGGAGATGAACGGCCTGGAGGCCACACGGGAGATCGTGGCCGCCGACACGGACGCGAAGGTGCTGGTCCTGACGACCTTCGACCTCGACGAGTACGTGTACCAGGCACTGCGGGCCGGCGCGTCCGGCTTCCTCCTCAAGGACGCCTCCGCCCGCCAACTGGCCGATGGGGTGAGGGTGGTGGCCGCCGGGGAGGCCCTGTTGGCGCCTTCCGTGACCAAGCGGCTGATCACGGAGTTCTCGAAGTTGTCGGAGACCCGGACGCAGGTGGGCTCGGCAGGGGTCACGGAGCTGACGGAGCGGGAGACCGAGGTACTGGTGCTGATCGCACAGGGGTTGTCCAATGCGGAGATCGCGGATCGGCTGATCATCGCCGAGTCCACCATCAAGACGCACGTGAGCCGGATCCTGGTCAAGCTGGGACTGCGGGACCGCACACAGGCGGCGGTGTTCGCGTACGAGACCCGGCTGGTGACCCCCTCTTAG